One genomic window of Nicotiana sylvestris chromosome 10, ASM39365v2, whole genome shotgun sequence includes the following:
- the LOC138879472 gene encoding uncharacterized protein yields the protein MGGSVPSLFSLTQDVSLLSKKQSSRNTLVGPKWRRRSSPLFSSHLMREVWEQFKITHQNSTPYQPKANGAVKVANKNIKKILRKMIQSSRQWHEKLPFALLGYRTTVRTSVGAMPYLLVYGTEAVIPAEVEIPSLQIIVEAEIEDSE from the exons tcttttctcactaacccAAGATGTTTCTCTCCTATCAAAGAAGCAGTCTTCAAGGAATACTCTCGTTGGTCCTAAATGGCGGAGGCGGAGTTCTCCCCTCTTTTCCAG tcatctgatgagggaggtatgggaacaatttaagatcacgcatcAAAATTCTACCCCTTATCAGCCCAAGGCTAATGGTGCTGTTAAAGtagcgaacaaaaacatcaagaagatcctCAGGAAAATGATCCAaagttctaggcaatggcatgaaaagttaccttttgcattgttgggatatcgcacaaccGTGCGCACGTCAGTTGGGGCAATGccctatctattggtttatggcactgaagccgtaatacctgcagaagttgaaattccatctcttcaaatcattgttgaagctgagattgaggacAGTGAATAG